A genomic stretch from Setaria viridis chromosome 1, Setaria_viridis_v4.0, whole genome shotgun sequence includes:
- the LOC117848038 gene encoding uncharacterized protein has translation MASSAGPPASPSSRSHGNAAGAGSATAMMLPGPPGRGNGGCIDLSPAGLLAHGAGSSVVVSDPRSMQLLCVLPMPSSALASFVTAVRWAPPAAAPCSLAGNDDDDDGRPLRLAAGDRHGRIAVWDARARAVLCWLNLDEARGVAPGSGGGVQDLCWVHHASGWLLASIHGPSLLCIWETSNNPRVLWMFDAAPEYLSCLRRDPFDARHLCAIGLRGFLLSAIPRHDSDISLHEHRVTCNAGDVAELQRLEKEIAAPAPAPALAAFPLFVTRICFSPLWRQILFVTFPRELIVFDLSYSTALSVTPLPRGFGKFLDVMADPDLDLLYCTHVDGKLSIWKRKEGEQVHLLCAVEELMPSIGTVVPPPAVLATTIWQSESIFRNIDKQCQDLSQTNASLSFITDTNSEQNVYKGTLTYVTSISEDGKIWSWLLTFDKSAHPNKANLGRLNHSHAATANTGSNRPDFTIKINLMGQLHLLSSTVTTLAVPSPSLLATVARGGNNPAPAVPLVALGTQNGTIEVVDVVANAVSVSFSVHSSTVRGLRWLGNSRLVSFSYNQVNDKTGGYNNKLIITCLRSGLNRSFRVLQKPERAPIRALRASSSGRYLLILFRDAPVEVWAMTKNPMMLRSLALPFTVLEWTLPAAPRPGQNASSKSSTSKERSTEAPGAENSDETCESFAFALVNGALGVFEVHGRRIRDFRPKWPSSSFASSDGLVTAMAYRLPHVVMGDRSGNIRWWDVTTGLSSSFSTHREGIRRIKFSPVVHGDRSRGRIAVLFYDNTFSIFDLDSPDPLANALLQPQSPGTLVLELDWLSTRTKKDEPLVLCIAGADSSFRLIEVNIDSKGGSVSKPVAMKERFRPMPFCLPVLFPTAHALALRMILQLGVKPSWFECNNNDKLGSSSFKVAPAFGDLRSYMIETTLPPIGDAVVAELLLKVLEPYRKEGCILDDGRARLYSAVVNKGAYARFAFAAAIFGDFEEALFWLQLPQALRHFLDKSASRSRDNISQSSLHRDSEQGSALNRIVSRERSASGKFAKNAANYGQLSSMAFKQEQLWFNANERIPWHDKLDGEEALQKRVHELVSLGNLEAAVSLLLSTPPEGSNFYPNALRAVVLSSAVSQSLHELAVKVVAANMVRTDKSLSGTHLLCAVGRYQEACSQLQDAGCWIDAATLAASHLHGSDYARVLQRWADYVLRGEHNMWRALILYVAAGALPEALDTLRKNQRPDTAAMFLLACHEIYSQITAEAEPADDTSGSELTPEQNEKLRFPSKNVADEDLIAVSEVFGQYQQKLVHLCMDTEPSAD, from the exons ATGGCGTCCTCCGCCGGGCCGCCCGCCTCCCCGTCGTCGCGATCGCACGGCaatgcggccggcgccggcagcgccaCGGCGATGATGCTCCCGGGCCCGCCGGGCCGTGGCAACGGCGGCTGCATCGACCTCAGCCCCGCGGGGCTCCTCGCCCACGGCGCCGGGAGCAGCGTCGTCGTCTCCGACCCGCGCTCCATGCAGCTCCTCTGCGTGCTCCCCATGCCCTCCTCCGCGCTCGCCTCCTTCGTCACCGCCGTCCGCTgggcgccccccgccgccgcgccctgctcCCTCGCGgggaacgacgacgacgacgacggccgcccgctccgcctcgccgcgggGGACCGCCACGGCCGCATCGCCGTCTGGGACGCCCGCGCGCGGGCCGTGCTCTGCTGGCTCAACCTCGACGAGGCGCGCGGCGTCGCgccgggctccggcggcggggtgcAGGACCTCTGCTGGGTCCACCACGCCTCCGGATGGCTCCTCGCCTCCATCCACGGGCCCTCGCTGCTCTGCATCTGGGAGACGTCCAACAACCCGCGCGTGCTCTGGATGTTCGACGCCGCGCCCGAGTACCTCTCCTGCCTCCGCCGCGACCCCTTCGACGCCAGGCACCTCTGCGCCATCGGACTCCGCGGGTTCCTCCTCTCCGCCATCCCGAGGCACGACTCCGACATCTCGCTGCATGAGCACCGGGTCACCTGCAACGCAGGGGACGTCGCGGAGCTGCAGAGGCTGGAGAAGGAGATAGCGGCGCCTGCGCCCGCCCCCGCGCTAGCGGCGTTCCCGCTCTTTGTCACGAGGATTTGCTTCTCCCCGCTGTGGAGGCAGATCCTCTTCGTCACGTTCCCACGGGAGCTCATTGTCTTCGACCTCAGTTACAGTACTGCACTCTCTGTTACTCCATTGCCCAGGGGATTTGGCAAGTTTTTGGATGTTATGGCCGATCCTGATCTCGACCTGCTCTATTGCACACATGTTGATGGCAAGCTGAGCATCTGGAAGCGCAAGGA GGGTGAACAGGTGCATTTATTGTGTGCAGTGGAAGAGCTCATGCCATCAATTGGTACTGTTGTTCCTCCTCCGGCTGTTCTTGCAACTACAATATGGCAGTCAGAGTCTATTTTCCGAAACATTGATAAACAGTGTCAGGATTTGTCACAGACGAACGCTTCACTTTCTTTCATCACTGATACAAATTCAGAGCAGAATGTTTATAAAGGGACTTTGACATATGTAACATCCATATCTGAAGATGGCAAGATCTGGTCCTGGCTTTTGACATTTGACAAGTCTGCACATCCTAACAAAGCTAATCTAG GTAGACTGAACCATAGCCATGCTGCAACTGCCAACACAGGCTCCAATAGACCTGATTTTACAATAAAG ATTAATTTGATGGGACAGCTTCATCTTTTGTCCTCTACTGTGACTACACTAGCAGTGCCATCCCCTTCATTACTTGCAACAGTAGCTC GTGGTGGAAACAATCCTGCTCCAGCAGTACCACTTGTTGCTCTAGGGACTCAGAATGGAACTATTGAAGTTGTAGATGTTGTGGCCAATGCAGTGTCTGTCAGTTTTTCTGTTCACAGCAGCACTGTGAGGGGACTGAGATGGCTTGGAAACTCACGTCTTGTTTCATTCTCATATAATCAG GTTAACGATAAAACTGGGGGATACAATAATAAACTTATTATTACATGCTTAAGAAGTGGGCTGAATCGCTCATTCCGTGTGCTCCAAAAGCCTGAACGTGCACCAATTAGAGCATTGAGGGCTTCTTCATCAGGAAG aTACCTTCTGATTCTGTTTCGCGACGCTCCTGTTGAAGTGTGGGCTATGACAAAGAACCCCATGATG CTTAGGTCCTTGGCACTTCCTTTTACAGTATTAGAATGGACACTGCCAGCTGCACCTCGGCCAGGTCAAAATGCATCATCAAAGTCGTCAACCTCCAAGGAGCGATCAACAG AGGCTCCTGGTGCAGAAAATTCTGATGAAACATGTGAAAGTTTTGCTTTTGCATTAGTCAATGGTGCTCTTGGTGTGTTTGAAGTCCATGGGCGGCGAATACGAGATTTTAG GCCAAAGTGGCCCTCATCATCATTTGCATCTTCAGATGGTTTGGTTACTGCTATGGCGTATCGGCTTCCCCATGTT GTAATGGGGGACCGATCAGGCAACATTAGATGGTGGGATGTTACAACAGGCCTTTCTTCGTCTTTTAGCACTCACAGGGAAGGCATCAGGAGAATAAAGTTTTCTCCTGTTGTTCATGGTGATCGGAGTAGAGGACGCATTGCTGTGCTCTTCTATGATAATACATTCTCAATATTTGACCTG GATAGTCCAGACCCCTTGGCGAATGCCCTTCTTCAACCACAATCTCCTGGTACCCTTGTCTTGGAGCTTGATTGGTTGTCAACCCGAACAAAGAAGGATGAGCCACTTGTATTATGCATTGCCGGAGCTGATAGTAGCTTCCGACTGATTGAGGTTAACAT TGACTCCAAAGGCGGTTCAGTTTCAAAGCCAGTGGCTATGAAAGAGAGGTTTCGGCCGATGCCATTTTGTTTGCCAGTATTATTTCCAACAGCTCATGCTTTG GCTCTGCGTATGATTCTTCAACTTGGTGTGAAGCCTTCTTGGTTTGAATGCAATAATAATGATAAATTAGGTAGCAGCAGCTTTAAGGTAGCACCAGCATTTGGAGATCTTCGTAGTTACATGATTGAGACAACACTTCCTCCTATTGGCGATGCCGTTGTGGCAGAATTGCTCCTTAAAGTGTTGGAACCATACAGAAAAGAGG GTTGCATTCTTGATGATGGACGAGCCAGATTATATTCAGCTGTAGTGAACAAGGGAGCGTATGCAAGGTTTGCATTTGCTGCTGCGATTTTTGGTGATTTCGAAGAAGCACTTTTCTGGCTACAGCTGCCTCAAGCTCTTCGCCATTTCCTGGATAAATCAGCAAGTAGATCAAGAGATAATATCTCACAATCAAGTTTACATCGTGATTCTGAACAAGGCTCCGCATTGAATCGGATAGTTTCAAGAGAGAGATCTGCTTCTGGAAAGTTCGCAAAAAATGCTGCG AATTATGGGCAATTAAGCTCAATGGCATTTAAGCAAGAGCAATTGTGGTTCAATGCAAATGAAAGGATACCATGGCATGACAAGCTCGATGGTGAAGAGGCTTTGCAAAAACGTGTTCATGA GCTTGTCTCTCTTGGGAACTTAGAAGCTGCGGTCTCACTGTTACTTTCGACGCCCCCTGAAGGATCAAATTTTTACCCAAATGCATTAAGAGCAGTTGTGCTGTCATCTGCGGTTTCACAGTCCTTGCATGAACTTGCAGTGAAG GTTGTTGCAGCCAATATGGTTAGAACGGACAAATCACTATCTGGCACGCATCTTCTCTGTGCTGTGGGAAGATATCAGGAAGCATGTTCACAG CTTCAAGATGCTGGGTGCTGGATTGATGCTGCTACTTTAGCCGCAAGCCATTTGCATGGATCTGACTATGCAAG GGTACTGCAGAGGTGGGCAGATTATGTTCTTCGTGGTGAGCATAATATGTGGAG AGCTCTAATACTATACGTTGCTGCTGGAGCCCTGCCGGAGGCTTTGGATACACTCCGCAAGAACCAGCGGCCAGACACCGCAGCCATGTTCTTGCTAGCCTGCCATGAGATCTACTCACAAATCACGGCGGAAGCAGAGCCTGCTGACGACACATCAGGATCAGAACTGACACCGGAGCAGAATGAGAAGCTCCGGTTCCCTTCCAAGAATGTGGCTGACGAGGATCTGATTGCAGTTAGCGAGGTTTTCGGGCAGTACCAGCAGAAACTGGTTCATCTTTGCATGGACACCGAACCGAGTGCTGATTGA